Within the Montipora foliosa isolate CH-2021 chromosome 11, ASM3666993v2, whole genome shotgun sequence genome, the region TTTCAAAGAGAGAGATGGAAGTTAATGCATCCGTGACATGAGCTACTACTCAAATCAATTGTGATTCCTTTATCGTTACCTCCTTTATTAATTTGAACATGATTTGCTTTACATTGCCATCGTCTGATGAAATCACCTTTGCGAACTACACCGTGTTTTAAGCGTTTATAATTTTACTTGCCTTGTGCATTTTTCTGCTAAATAATACTACGATTCTGGAGAATCAATTATTTCGGGGTTAAAAAGTGATTTCTTGGTCCTCAGCCAGCCATTACTTTGTACCCTTAAACTAAGCACGAATACCAAAAAGGTACATTTTACGCCTGTGGGGGAGGTAATTCTTCCACATAAATCCTGGACACTGAATTCCAGCCTGTGTACGCATCGGCGTTTCCATAACTAACGCAATTACCAACCCAGAATCCCACTCGCACAGTGCCCTGGTGGACTTTTTCACAGACTCCTTCTATTTGCCGCACACGGTGCAAATCCTTCTTGCCTCCATTCCCGTGTTTCATGTACACGACTCCATCAATGGCTGCTGGATTGGAGCACTCTGCGCCGTTGAAAGTGAAATACCATCGTTTGCAGCAACCATGGCAATTATAGATTCGAAGAGGTCCATTGAAGAAGACTCTGAGTCCAGTGTTTGCAGATGTCTTGTTGAAAACACATTCCTGTGAAAATTGACGAGAAACAAAGAACAAGTGAAAAGTGAACCAAATTAAATTGAAATTCAGTAAACGTTTAGCTTACTATATGGTTAATGATAATGATCTAGATCTGGTCATTTTGGTTTGCTTGACTAATGAAGTCCCTTTGGTGCGaaacagccagctggaatcaatCAAATTACCTGACTGAGCGTCGCGATCTACAACACAAGTAACCACATCGTTAGACAAACGAGATTTATACCCTTGGGAAAATTGTTTTTAGTGACGCCCATTCTGACAAATCCGTGACTATTTACCTTGATCAAGCCATTATCCCTGCCATCATTCAGGTTCTTAAAAACGCACTGTTTCCAGTTACGCACGAAAGACGCCTCAGCTCCTTTGGGACCTGGGGGACCAGGAGGACCTTGGCTTCCTGCTTCACCGTTACCTCCAGGTGGACCTGCCTTACCTGGTGCTCCCTGAGACCCTTTAGAACCCGGGTGTCCTCGAACACCTTCTTCGCCTTTGATCCCTCGTGGCCCCATAGGTCCCTCAGGTCCATGATTGCCAGGTGATCCCGCAGCTCCTACTGATCCCGCGGAACCAGGGCTTCCCGGGATACCTGGGATTCCCGGTGCGCAGAAACAGGCAGCTTGAGCACAGGATCCATACGGTGACGTCTGTTGAGGAGTGCCCTAAATTGAGACAGTTAAGAGGGATTACATCCCTTTGTTTCACTTTTGTTTTCGCAACCGTTAACTGTGTACGTAAAGCTCTTAATCCTTATGCAACATCATGGTACCCTCGTTACACAATTTAAAACTCAATTTGCCCCTTAATCGGCGTGTTCAAAAGTTTTAGAATAAGGAGCAAGCCGAGGaatcttgaaatttctttttggggAAACTGACAGTTTTCGAAGGGTTTATAGTGACAAGGCTTACA harbors:
- the LOC137977634 gene encoding collagen triple helix repeat-containing protein 1-like, which gives rise to MMTKNCMITPLTTTMCALTLLVPALCSANGKSSSDNKGTPQQTSPYGSCAQAACFCAPGIPGIPGSPGSAGSVGAAGSPGNHGPEGPMGPRGIKGEEGVRGHPGSKGSQGAPGKAGPPGGNGEAGSQGPPGPPGPKGAEASFVRNWKQCVFKNLNDGRDNGLIKECVFNKTSANTGLRVFFNGPLRIYNCHGCCKRWYFTFNGAECSNPAAIDGVVYMKHGNGGKKDLHRVRQIEGVCEKVHQGTVRVGFWVGNCVSYGNADAYTGWNSVSRIYVEELPPPQA